A genomic segment from Microbacterium sp. SORGH_AS_0428 encodes:
- a CDS encoding amidohydrolase family protein produces MTIDLNAVTAIDVHVHVQIDDSGRTASPPALTAAMAAYFGSSEPPRTVDATAHYYRERKMAAVVFTVDATTNLGHAPNSIDDLAAGAHRNADVLIPFGSVDPLQGEAAVEEARRQVGELGVRGFKFHPSVQGFDPSADEFDPLWSTIEELGVPIIVHTGQTGAGAGTPGGWGFRLSLSNPMLLDDVAARHPDLQVIMAHPSVPWQDEALSIATHKLNTWIDLSGWSPKYFSPALVRAARTYLKHKMLFGSDMPALTPDRWLNDVQTLEFPADVHEMIVKQNAARLLGLS; encoded by the coding sequence ATGACCATCGATCTGAACGCCGTCACCGCGATCGACGTGCACGTCCACGTGCAGATCGACGACAGCGGACGCACCGCGTCGCCGCCCGCCCTGACCGCCGCGATGGCGGCGTACTTCGGCAGCAGCGAGCCGCCGCGCACGGTGGATGCGACCGCTCACTACTACCGCGAGCGCAAGATGGCCGCCGTGGTGTTCACCGTCGATGCGACGACCAACCTGGGCCACGCCCCGAACAGCATCGACGATCTCGCCGCCGGCGCGCACCGCAACGCCGACGTGCTGATCCCGTTCGGCAGCGTCGATCCGCTGCAGGGCGAGGCCGCCGTCGAGGAGGCGCGCCGCCAGGTCGGCGAGCTGGGCGTACGCGGTTTCAAGTTCCACCCTTCGGTGCAGGGCTTCGACCCGTCGGCCGACGAGTTCGATCCGCTCTGGTCGACGATCGAGGAGCTCGGCGTGCCGATCATCGTCCACACGGGTCAGACGGGTGCCGGCGCCGGCACCCCGGGCGGGTGGGGGTTCCGGCTGTCGCTGTCGAACCCGATGCTCCTCGATGACGTCGCGGCGCGGCATCCAGACCTGCAGGTGATCATGGCCCACCCGAGCGTGCCCTGGCAGGACGAGGCGCTCTCGATCGCCACCCACAAGCTCAACACGTGGATCGATCTGTCGGGCTGGTCGCCGAAGTACTTCTCGCCCGCGCTCGTGCGCGCCGCGCGCACGTACCTGAAGCACAAGATGCTCTTCGGCTCCGACATGCCCGCCCTCACCCCCGACCGGTGGCTGAACGACGTGCAGACGCTCGAGTTCCCGGCCGACGTGCACGAGATGATCGTCAAGCAGAACGCCGCCCGGCTGCTGGGGCTGTCGTGA